Proteins encoded within one genomic window of Rhizobium bangladeshense:
- a CDS encoding ABC transporter substrate-binding protein has protein sequence MKKLLGASALALVCITASAKAETINILVEGGGEMLQKAAAEKFSAETGIKVDFTVVPYQGVFDKFSAEIASGSSAFDVVTIDVVWNAKFASHVEDLAPLFTDAVRKDLPPALLADAKIGDKLIGMPAWANAEVVFYRKDLFDKPEEQKAFQAKYGYPLAPPKTWQQWRDIATFFTRDTDGDGKTDFWGTDTIGSFSEEWMAHVLQAGSPGVILDKDGKVIIDNEAHRKALEFYIAPHCIDHSVPENVNEIGWGEAQNLFYQGKTAMMKFWAHAYKMTPTDSKVSGKVGVAPMLAGDAGVGAIPGPWYNVVPSTSQHKEAAKKFIAFAIANNALGIEAPLGLAATNSAYNGYASKPGYEHFTPLLETLSAPATQGRPLNEKYQEIVDEAVLPAVQQALTCKADVGKVLADAKETIEDILE, from the coding sequence ATGAAGAAACTGCTTGGCGCCAGCGCGCTCGCGCTCGTTTGCATTACGGCCTCCGCCAAGGCCGAGACCATCAATATCCTTGTGGAAGGCGGCGGCGAAATGCTGCAGAAGGCAGCCGCAGAGAAGTTCTCGGCCGAGACCGGTATCAAGGTGGACTTCACCGTCGTTCCCTATCAAGGCGTCTTCGACAAGTTTTCGGCCGAAATCGCCTCAGGTTCGTCGGCGTTCGATGTGGTAACGATCGACGTCGTGTGGAACGCGAAATTCGCAAGCCATGTCGAAGACCTTGCGCCGCTTTTCACCGATGCAGTTCGCAAGGACCTGCCGCCTGCCTTGCTTGCCGACGCGAAGATCGGTGACAAACTGATCGGCATGCCTGCTTGGGCCAATGCCGAAGTTGTTTTTTATCGCAAGGACCTCTTCGACAAGCCTGAGGAACAGAAAGCGTTCCAGGCAAAATATGGTTATCCCCTCGCGCCGCCGAAGACTTGGCAGCAATGGCGCGACATCGCAACATTCTTCACCCGAGACACAGATGGTGACGGCAAGACCGACTTTTGGGGCACCGACACGATCGGCAGCTTCTCCGAAGAATGGATGGCGCATGTGCTTCAGGCGGGCTCGCCAGGTGTAATCCTCGACAAGGATGGGAAGGTGATCATCGACAACGAAGCGCATAGGAAGGCGCTCGAATTCTACATCGCGCCGCACTGCATCGATCATTCCGTGCCCGAAAACGTGAACGAGATCGGCTGGGGCGAGGCTCAGAACCTGTTCTATCAAGGCAAGACAGCGATGATGAAATTCTGGGCGCACGCCTACAAGATGACGCCCACCGATTCCAAGGTCAGCGGAAAGGTCGGCGTCGCCCCAATGCTGGCCGGCGATGCAGGAGTCGGGGCAATTCCGGGTCCTTGGTACAATGTCGTTCCGTCGACGTCCCAGCACAAGGAAGCGGCCAAGAAGTTCATAGCTTTCGCGATCGCCAACAATGCCCTGGGTATCGAAGCGCCGCTTGGGTTGGCTGCGACGAACTCGGCCTATAACGGCTATGCCAGCAAGCCCGGTTATGAGCATTTCACGCCGCTGCTTGAGACGTTGAGTGCTCCTGCGACGCAAGGCCGTCCGCTTAACGAAAAATATCAGGAAATTGTCGACGAAGCGGTTCTTCCAGCTGTGCAACAGGCCCTGACGTGCAAAGCGGATGTCGGCAAGGTCCTGGCGGACGCCAAGGAAACGATCGAAGACATCCTCGAGTAA
- a CDS encoding LacI family DNA-binding transcriptional regulator produces MVSIVSVAKAAGVSNKTVSRVINGEPYVTEETRERVEKAIRDLGYIPNMAARLIRSSRSNTFGIITDYVSTTPYSVDIVRGIQDWANANGKTILIANTGGSSEREVEIWKMFQSHRIDGVLYVTMYRRIVDPETGDVSIPTVMINCRPQTRELLPSIEPDDYQGARDLTRYLLERRHRRIGYIRLNPILLGAELRLDAFRRTTSEFGLTENDLSISLGMDGPVGAENNYVFAAATEMLKQDDRPTAIMSGNDEMAIQIYIAAMALGLRIPQDVSIVGFDDFRTVTMALKPELTTAALPYYDLGREGAQCLNDLIAGEKIYPGSRVVSCKLVERSSATFSPH; encoded by the coding sequence ATGGTAAGCATCGTGAGCGTCGCGAAAGCGGCAGGGGTTTCGAATAAAACAGTCTCTCGCGTCATCAATGGCGAGCCCTACGTGACTGAGGAAACCCGGGAGAGGGTGGAAAAGGCTATTCGGGACCTCGGCTATATCCCGAATATGGCGGCGCGCCTCATACGATCCAGCCGCTCCAACACCTTTGGGATTATCACCGATTATGTTTCCACGACGCCTTATTCGGTTGATATTGTCCGCGGAATTCAGGATTGGGCCAATGCGAATGGGAAAACCATCCTGATAGCCAACACCGGTGGTTCGTCCGAGCGAGAGGTGGAAATCTGGAAAATGTTCCAGTCCCATCGCATTGATGGAGTCCTGTATGTAACCATGTACCGCCGCATTGTGGATCCGGAGACCGGCGATGTCAGCATTCCAACCGTGATGATAAATTGTCGGCCGCAAACAAGGGAGCTCCTGCCGTCTATCGAGCCCGATGATTATCAGGGGGCGCGAGATCTTACCCGGTATCTCCTTGAACGGCGTCATCGCAGAATCGGTTACATCCGGCTCAATCCGATCCTATTGGGAGCCGAACTGCGCTTGGATGCATTTCGCCGAACGACAAGCGAATTCGGTCTCACAGAGAACGACCTCTCTATCAGCCTGGGCATGGATGGGCCTGTTGGGGCAGAAAACAACTACGTCTTTGCTGCAGCGACCGAAATGCTCAAACAAGACGACCGTCCGACTGCGATCATGAGCGGCAACGACGAAATGGCAATTCAGATCTACATTGCTGCCATGGCACTGGGATTGCGGATTCCACAAGATGTCAGCATCGTCGGCTTTGACGATTTTCGAACAGTCACTATGGCGCTGAAGCCAGAGCTGACCACGGCGGCGTTACCATACTACGATCTCGGCCGAGAGGGTGCGCAGTGCCTGAACGATTTGATAGCGGGCGAGAAGATTTATCCGGGCAGTCGAGTTGTCTCTTGCAAGCTGGTTGAACGTAGCTCTGCGACCTTTAGCCCTCATTAG
- a CDS encoding GYD domain-containing protein, translated as MPLFIITGCYSAAAAKGMIADPSDREAAARAIMEAAGGKQHSFYVTTGETDWMVIAEFPDGVDLIPALLVVGASGAVSNIKTVRAYTGAEFKAAQEKAGKIASAYKAPAK; from the coding sequence ATGCCACTGTTCATAATCACAGGGTGCTATTCAGCCGCGGCAGCGAAGGGAATGATCGCCGATCCATCGGACCGGGAAGCGGCGGCCCGTGCCATCATGGAAGCAGCAGGCGGGAAACAGCATTCTTTCTACGTCACGACCGGCGAAACCGACTGGATGGTAATCGCAGAATTCCCCGACGGTGTTGACCTGATCCCCGCGCTTCTTGTCGTCGGCGCATCGGGAGCAGTATCGAATATCAAAACCGTGCGAGCGTACACGGGTGCCGAATTCAAGGCCGCCCAAGAAAAGGCGGGCAAAATCGCATCTGCCTACAAAGCCCCGGCAAAATAA
- a CDS encoding ISNCY family transposase — MGLIAMSERDVQRIEILSKVIAGRMTLVSAAHVLDLSTRQVRRLLERIKTDGAASIRHKAIGRPSNNRISDGVRDYAVTLVREGYADFGPTLAAEKLAERDGLRVSRETLRSWMVDAGLWLSRKQRRTFHQPRLRREACGELVQIDGSEHRWFEGRGDPCSLLVFVDDATGRLMQLRFVRSESAFSYFEALALYLKAHGAPVAFYSDKHSVFRVAKKDARGGQGMTQFGRALSELNIEILCANSSQAKGRVERMNRTLQDRLVKELRLAGIDTMEAGNAFLPGFMADYNARFAIAPARCDDLHRPMNLAPDRLQEILCKREQRYVGSQLTFSFERKRIMLEETEVTRGLAGRYVETYAYADGRLDVRWKGHSLPYKTFDKDQRVTHAAIIENKRLGDVLAYIKERQEQQSKPAVKTNSEKNGYVRRAHGPGRRKDFMNDPAVLARRQKALSRLDAAE, encoded by the coding sequence ATGGGACTGATAGCGATGAGCGAGCGTGATGTGCAGCGGATCGAGATTTTGTCGAAGGTGATTGCCGGCCGCATGACGCTGGTGTCGGCGGCACATGTGCTTGATCTGAGCACACGTCAGGTGCGTCGTCTGCTGGAGCGGATCAAGACTGACGGCGCAGCGTCGATCCGGCACAAGGCGATCGGCCGGCCGTCGAACAACCGGATCAGTGATGGTGTGCGCGATTACGCGGTGACGCTGGTTCGCGAAGGCTATGCAGACTTCGGCCCGACGCTGGCGGCCGAGAAGCTTGCCGAGCGAGATGGATTGCGTGTGTCGCGCGAGACGTTGCGCAGCTGGATGGTTGATGCCGGGCTGTGGCTGTCGCGCAAGCAGCGCCGAACGTTTCATCAGCCGCGGTTGCGGCGCGAAGCCTGTGGCGAGCTGGTGCAGATCGACGGCTCCGAGCACCGCTGGTTTGAGGGCCGCGGTGATCCGTGTTCGCTGCTGGTGTTCGTCGACGATGCGACCGGCAGATTGATGCAGTTGCGCTTTGTCCGCTCGGAAAGCGCCTTCAGCTATTTCGAGGCATTGGCGCTCTATCTGAAGGCGCATGGTGCTCCGGTTGCCTTCTATTCCGACAAGCATTCGGTGTTCCGGGTGGCGAAGAAGGACGCCAGAGGCGGCCAGGGCATGACCCAGTTCGGGCGTGCACTCTCGGAACTAAATATCGAGATTCTTTGCGCAAATTCGAGTCAGGCCAAAGGCCGTGTCGAGCGGATGAACCGGACGCTGCAGGATCGGTTGGTCAAGGAACTGCGACTGGCCGGTATCGACACCATGGAGGCGGGCAACGCGTTTCTGCCTGGCTTCATGGCGGATTACAATGCGCGGTTTGCGATTGCCCCTGCCCGGTGCGATGACCTGCATCGGCCAATGAATCTGGCGCCGGATCGATTGCAAGAGATCCTGTGCAAGCGCGAGCAGCGCTATGTGGGATCGCAGCTGACGTTTTCGTTTGAACGCAAGCGGATCATGCTGGAGGAGACTGAGGTGACGCGCGGTCTGGCCGGTCGCTATGTTGAGACCTACGCCTATGCCGATGGCCGCCTGGATGTGCGCTGGAAGGGGCACTCCCTGCCCTACAAGACCTTCGACAAGGACCAGCGGGTGACGCATGCGGCGATTATCGAGAACAAGCGATTGGGGGATGTTCTGGCCTATATCAAGGAGCGCCAGGAGCAGCAGTCGAAGCCGGCTGTGAAGACCAACAGCGAGAAGAACGGCTATGTGCGACGTGCTCACGGACCGGGACGGCGGAAGGATTTCATGAACGATCCGGCGGTCCTTGCGCGGCGCCAGAAGGCACTGTCGCGGCTTGATGCTGCGGAGTGA
- a CDS encoding helix-turn-helix domain-containing protein, with protein MVTESGDDPPAGQEWPAHLERRRWPREPPPQKEHRVDIPPALVPVRFSTHDLPPKEQFQAWRSHVAPLVDVHLPDGKSEGDGFLAEQTGWHLGDILIVQQRAQACSYIRDQAMLRSSPIDHWNVGVLRSGRAWTEANRHVTETGPGEIFFRSLGFPYRGRMTDSAAVLVFLPYELLTRDASLLQSANNIAFSGSLAELLVSYINGLEANLSNLTVEEVPRIIRTIGDMVVACAASSTSLDRGQEQTNMGLMERAHRYIHLNLHSDSLTPEVMCRALGISRTRLYQLFETSGGVFNYIRKRRLLQAYADITNPTDNRSISEIAEAAGFDVAANFTRAFSHEFGLSPREVRKTIATERPAISATRSMRRVGTTIGDWLTLAR; from the coding sequence ATGGTTACAGAATCTGGAGATGACCCCCCTGCGGGACAGGAATGGCCGGCCCACTTGGAGCGGCGGCGCTGGCCGCGCGAACCGCCCCCCCAGAAAGAACATCGGGTGGACATTCCACCGGCGCTGGTGCCCGTGCGATTTTCGACGCACGACCTGCCACCCAAAGAACAGTTCCAGGCTTGGCGATCACATGTGGCGCCGCTTGTGGATGTTCATCTGCCGGACGGCAAATCAGAGGGAGACGGTTTCCTTGCGGAACAGACCGGCTGGCATCTCGGCGATATCCTCATCGTTCAGCAGCGCGCGCAGGCGTGCAGCTATATTCGCGACCAGGCCATGCTGCGATCGAGTCCTATCGATCACTGGAACGTCGGCGTACTGCGCAGCGGCCGGGCCTGGACCGAGGCTAATCGGCATGTAACGGAGACCGGGCCGGGTGAAATATTTTTCAGGTCTCTAGGTTTTCCGTACCGCGGGCGGATGACCGATTCAGCCGCTGTGCTGGTCTTCCTGCCCTATGAACTGTTGACTCGTGATGCGAGTCTTCTGCAGAGCGCCAACAACATAGCCTTCTCCGGCAGCCTGGCTGAATTGCTCGTCAGCTATATCAACGGGCTGGAGGCGAACCTGAGCAATTTGACAGTGGAAGAGGTGCCGCGGATCATACGGACGATTGGCGATATGGTCGTTGCGTGCGCTGCATCATCCACCAGTTTGGATCGCGGTCAGGAACAGACCAATATGGGGCTGATGGAGCGGGCGCATCGCTATATTCACCTCAATCTACATTCGGATAGCTTAACGCCAGAGGTCATGTGCCGTGCGCTGGGCATCTCGCGGACGCGGCTCTACCAATTGTTCGAAACGAGCGGGGGCGTCTTCAACTACATTCGCAAGCGCCGATTGCTGCAGGCCTATGCGGATATTACTAACCCGACCGACAACAGGTCGATCTCAGAGATTGCCGAGGCCGCCGGCTTCGATGTTGCAGCCAATTTCACGCGTGCGTTCAGCCATGAATTCGGGCTCAGCCCGCGGGAGGTTCGAAAGACCATAGCAACCGAGCGCCCGGCCATCTCAGCAACACGTTCCATGCGACGTGTCGGGACAACGATCGGTGATTGGCTAACGCTCGCACGTTGA
- a CDS encoding pirin family protein — MLLKGERTFVVRDAGGFVAHINMPGWLKPRPVDHGHGPLAMVVESILDPGRLIAMHEHRNDEIVSWVPEGVMRHDDKATGRLVIDRDHLMVMNAGTGFWHSEETLASDPPLRMLQILVRPRAIGLEPKIQYGSIPAATANFWRHLVGPEGEGAPYYIRNAVDIFDIRLEAGARTEFPRKQGRDLYFYVFSGSIVVDGQSFTEGEQGLHLSDDRLGLEAKDPATLIAFLLDANAPVAKQGTVGDHRKIPPVIVIRAFLKWRKFRWMWRRSS; from the coding sequence ATGCTGCTCAAAGGCGAACGAACATTCGTGGTGCGGGATGCTGGAGGTTTCGTCGCGCACATCAATATGCCCGGGTGGCTGAAGCCCAGGCCGGTTGACCACGGCCATGGCCCTCTCGCAATGGTCGTCGAATCCATTCTCGATCCTGGCCGGCTGATCGCGATGCATGAGCACAGAAACGACGAGATCGTTTCCTGGGTGCCCGAAGGCGTGATGCGTCACGACGACAAGGCCACCGGCCGCCTGGTCATCGACCGCGACCATCTGATGGTGATGAATGCCGGAACAGGCTTCTGGCACTCCGAAGAAACGCTCGCCTCCGATCCGCCGCTGCGCATGCTGCAGATCCTTGTTCGCCCGCGCGCCATCGGTCTGGAGCCGAAAATCCAATACGGCTCAATCCCTGCGGCCACGGCGAATTTCTGGCGGCATCTGGTCGGCCCGGAAGGGGAGGGCGCGCCGTATTATATCCGCAACGCCGTCGACATATTCGACATTCGGCTGGAGGCGGGCGCACGGACAGAATTCCCGCGGAAACAGGGCAGAGATCTCTACTTTTATGTCTTCAGTGGCTCAATCGTCGTTGATGGGCAGAGCTTTACCGAAGGCGAGCAGGGACTGCATCTGTCGGATGACAGGCTCGGCCTTGAGGCCAAGGATCCAGCCACGTTGATCGCGTTTCTCCTCGATGCAAACGCACCGGTCGCCAAGCAGGGGACCGTCGGCGACCACAGGAAGATACCGCCGGTCATCGTCATACGTGCCTTTCTGAAATGGAGGAAATTTCGCTGGATGTGGAGGCGTTCTTCATAG
- a CDS encoding DMT family transporter, with amino-acid sequence MTIDAARNPHPIYFAGAFATGGLLTFMVHLNGELARYGNPLFSSWTAHGTGIIAAVILLLLIHRRDTPTRGNTPKAPLWAYFGGISGAATVILTSTAVNSPLGLSGTLALGLAGQVVFSAAADSWGLFGLPKRRLDTRDVAALGLVVTGAALIILFGRGAA; translated from the coding sequence ATGACTATCGACGCCGCACGAAATCCGCATCCGATCTATTTTGCCGGCGCTTTTGCTACGGGTGGGCTCCTGACGTTCATGGTGCACCTGAATGGCGAGCTGGCACGTTATGGCAATCCGCTGTTCTCCTCTTGGACCGCTCACGGTACCGGCATCATTGCCGCCGTCATTCTTCTCCTGCTGATCCACCGGCGAGACACGCCAACGCGGGGCAACACCCCCAAGGCGCCCTTATGGGCCTATTTCGGCGGAATATCCGGTGCGGCAACGGTCATTCTAACCTCCACTGCGGTCAATTCACCGCTCGGGCTCTCCGGCACCCTGGCTCTGGGCCTGGCCGGTCAGGTTGTCTTCAGCGCCGCCGCCGATAGTTGGGGACTGTTCGGGCTGCCAAAGCGACGTCTCGATACACGGGACGTCGCGGCGCTCGGCTTGGTCGTGACGGGTGCGGCCCTGATTATCCTGTTCGGGCGAGGTGCGGCGTGA
- a CDS encoding DMT family transporter: MTVFVFLASLGGVLVGLSRQLNGRLSISTTPLIASFWNHAVGFAVLTCLGLFIGGLFPQRAAEAPWYAYLGGPIGVIFVAVGSWAIARIGAVNSALLINGGQMVTGVAFAYIRAVPASFWANASGIVLIVGGMMVSRGRRKVDRSQ; the protein is encoded by the coding sequence GTGACGGTCTTCGTTTTCCTCGCGAGCCTGGGCGGCGTGCTTGTCGGCCTCAGCCGCCAGCTCAATGGGCGTCTGAGCATCTCCACGACGCCGCTGATCGCATCCTTCTGGAATCACGCCGTAGGGTTCGCCGTACTCACCTGCCTCGGCCTCTTCATCGGGGGCCTGTTTCCCCAGCGCGCCGCCGAGGCGCCCTGGTATGCCTATCTAGGCGGTCCCATCGGCGTGATCTTCGTGGCCGTCGGCAGTTGGGCAATCGCGCGGATCGGTGCGGTCAACTCGGCTCTACTGATCAACGGCGGGCAGATGGTAACGGGGGTGGCGTTTGCTTACATCAGAGCCGTTCCGGCGTCGTTCTGGGCGAACGCCAGCGGAATTGTTCTCATCGTCGGCGGAATGATGGTCAGTCGAGGACGGCGCAAGGTCGACCGTTCGCAATAG
- the yghX gene encoding YghX family hydrolase, translating into MTRMTAKDFPQELLELYDYYAHGKITKREFLDRAAKFAVGGITAAAILASLSPDYALATQVESTDPNISAEYITYPSPNGNGDVRGYLVRPAKAAGKVAGVVVVHENRGLNPYIEDVARRVAKAGFIALAPDGLTSVGGYPGNDEKGRELQQKVDPEKLMNDFFAAVEFLMRSDLTTGKVGITGFCYGGGVANAAAVAYPELAAAVPFYGRHPRAEDVPKIKAPLLLHYAGLDKGVNEGWPAYEAALKSAGKTYEAYIYPDVNHGFHNDTTPRYDEAAAKLAWQRTVDWFSKYLA; encoded by the coding sequence ATGACCCGTATGACAGCCAAGGATTTCCCGCAGGAACTTCTCGAACTTTACGATTATTATGCGCATGGGAAAATCACCAAGCGCGAGTTTCTCGACCGCGCCGCCAAATTTGCGGTCGGTGGCATCACGGCAGCCGCCATTCTTGCGTCGCTCAGCCCCGATTATGCGCTGGCCACCCAGGTCGAGTCCACCGATCCCAATATATCAGCCGAATACATTACCTATCCCTCTCCCAACGGAAACGGAGATGTCCGCGGCTATCTCGTGCGCCCCGCAAAGGCCGCCGGCAAGGTCGCAGGCGTGGTCGTCGTTCACGAGAATAGAGGCCTCAATCCCTATATCGAGGATGTGGCGCGGCGTGTAGCGAAGGCGGGCTTCATCGCACTGGCGCCGGATGGCCTGACGTCGGTCGGCGGTTACCCCGGCAATGACGAAAAGGGGCGGGAGCTCCAGCAGAAGGTCGATCCGGAAAAGCTGATGAACGACTTCTTCGCGGCGGTCGAGTTCCTGATGAGGAGTGATCTCACCACCGGCAAGGTCGGCATCACAGGCTTCTGCTACGGCGGCGGCGTCGCCAACGCTGCGGCGGTCGCTTATCCCGAACTGGCCGCAGCGGTGCCCTTCTACGGCCGGCATCCGCGCGCCGAAGACGTGCCGAAGATCAAGGCGCCATTGCTTCTTCACTATGCCGGGCTGGACAAGGGCGTCAACGAAGGCTGGCCAGCCTATGAAGCCGCGCTGAAATCGGCAGGAAAAACCTACGAGGCCTATATCTACCCCGACGTTAATCACGGCTTTCACAATGACACCACGCCACGCTACGACGAGGCGGCAGCCAAGCTCGCCTGGCAGCGAACGGTCGACTGGTTCAGCAAATATCTCGCTTGA
- a CDS encoding Gfo/Idh/MocA family protein — MKVGIIGLGFRLGYLGYVFKAIDSSFDIVGYVDPEPAGLPGLTEKGISVGKAYASPEELLASEKLDLLMIGSPNHLHLDHIRLGLQAGLKVFCEKPIVTTIAESIELAHLMAKFGHQRLMVGLVLRYSPLYKDLRAIQAEGKLGQIVSIEASEHIEPYHGAFFMRDWRRYERYSGSFMLEKCCHDLDLYNGVVGARPERVASFGGRKSFTPANDPAREGINDLELFHRKPSGWMGSDKVFDSDADIIDYQVAIVEYANGVGMNFHTNLNVPDQFRRFAIMGSRGMAEGDFVRGYLNVHEQLTGQKVVENTYAATELSQHYGADEQMASDLLESVRTGLELPVSTLNALEAGILALAMDEARMKKTVVDLRPVWDRFDEALHAKAA, encoded by the coding sequence ATGAAAGTAGGAATCATCGGGCTAGGATTCCGGCTGGGTTATCTCGGCTATGTCTTCAAGGCGATCGACAGCAGTTTTGACATTGTGGGCTATGTGGATCCGGAACCTGCCGGGCTCCCCGGATTGACGGAAAAGGGAATTTCGGTCGGCAAGGCCTACGCTTCGCCGGAAGAGCTTCTCGCCTCGGAAAAGCTCGATCTGCTGATGATCGGCTCCCCCAATCACCTGCATCTCGATCATATCCGGCTCGGGCTGCAAGCCGGTCTCAAGGTTTTCTGCGAAAAGCCGATCGTCACGACAATCGCGGAAAGTATCGAGCTTGCCCATCTGATGGCGAAATTCGGCCATCAGCGGCTGATGGTCGGTCTCGTGCTGCGTTATTCTCCTCTTTACAAGGATTTGCGCGCCATCCAGGCCGAGGGCAAACTCGGGCAGATCGTGTCGATCGAGGCTTCCGAACATATCGAGCCCTACCACGGCGCCTTTTTCATGCGCGACTGGCGCCGCTACGAGCGCTATTCCGGCAGCTTCATGCTGGAGAAATGCTGCCACGATCTCGACCTTTATAATGGCGTCGTCGGAGCGCGGCCCGAGCGCGTCGCCAGTTTCGGCGGACGCAAGAGCTTTACTCCCGCCAACGACCCGGCGCGTGAAGGCATCAACGATCTCGAGCTGTTCCATCGCAAGCCGAGCGGCTGGATGGGATCGGACAAGGTCTTCGACAGCGATGCCGACATTATCGACTATCAGGTGGCGATCGTCGAATATGCCAATGGCGTCGGCATGAACTTCCACACCAATTTGAACGTGCCCGACCAGTTCCGCCGCTTCGCCATCATGGGTTCACGCGGCATGGCCGAAGGCGATTTCGTTCGCGGCTATCTCAACGTCCACGAACAGCTGACCGGCCAAAAAGTGGTCGAGAACACATATGCCGCCACCGAACTCTCCCAGCATTACGGCGCCGACGAACAGATGGCGAGCGATCTGCTCGAAAGCGTCCGCACCGGGCTCGAGCTTCCCGTTTCCACCCTGAATGCGCTCGAAGCCGGCATTCTGGCGCTGGCGATGGACGAAGCGAGGATGAAGAAGACTGTCGTCGACCTGCGTCCCGTCTGGGATCGCTTCGACGAGGCCCTTCACGCTAAGGCAGCTTGA
- a CDS encoding carbohydrate ABC transporter permease, with translation MGVQRSTVIFAWILLLPAVLYVLAIVAYPLVDTFILSFTDASLRKTTNWVGWVNYDKIFNERFAEVIIRTFVWTFFSVALKMVIGTFGACMLNAAVPGRSLFRLLTMPPWIVPMAIGIFMWGWMYNGQFGMISGLLQRFGLVDGPVAFLAYGSTAFWATIVTDVWIGVPLVTIYFLAAIQSIPKDLYEAAWTDGAGRWYRFRRITLPLMVPAIITMSMLSLIATFNSFDIIWILTQGGPSGETTTMIIDTYQTAIGSKKYGEGAARAVLICIFLSLFCFAYFRVTRRLNPEKRA, from the coding sequence ATGGGTGTTCAGAGAAGCACGGTCATCTTCGCCTGGATCCTTCTCCTTCCGGCCGTTCTCTATGTTCTCGCAATCGTCGCCTATCCGCTGGTCGATACGTTCATACTCTCCTTCACCGATGCGTCGCTGAGGAAGACCACCAATTGGGTCGGCTGGGTCAATTACGACAAGATCTTCAATGAACGCTTTGCCGAGGTCATCATTCGGACCTTCGTCTGGACCTTCTTCTCCGTCGCCCTGAAAATGGTGATCGGCACGTTCGGCGCATGCATGCTGAATGCCGCCGTTCCTGGCCGCTCCCTGTTCCGGCTGTTGACCATGCCGCCATGGATCGTGCCGATGGCGATCGGCATCTTCATGTGGGGCTGGATGTATAACGGCCAGTTCGGGATGATATCGGGCCTTTTGCAGCGCTTCGGCCTCGTCGACGGCCCGGTCGCCTTCCTCGCCTATGGAAGTACGGCCTTCTGGGCGACGATCGTCACCGACGTGTGGATCGGCGTGCCGCTGGTGACGATCTATTTCCTGGCGGCGATCCAGTCCATTCCGAAGGATCTCTACGAAGCCGCCTGGACCGACGGCGCCGGCCGCTGGTACCGCTTCCGCCGCATAACCCTGCCGCTGATGGTGCCCGCCATCATCACCATGTCGATGCTATCGCTGATCGCCACCTTCAATTCCTTCGACATCATCTGGATACTGACGCAGGGCGGGCCGAGCGGCGAGACGACGACGATGATCATCGACACCTATCAGACGGCGATCGGTTCGAAGAAATATGGGGAAGGTGCTGCGCGCGCCGTGCTGATCTGCATCTTCCTGTCGCTCTTCTGCTTCGCCTATTTCCGCGTCACCCGCCGCCTCAACCCGGAGAAGCGCGCATGA